GGTCCGCTGATCGCGCAGGATCAGTTCCTGCGTGATGCCTTTCAGCACGGCGCACTCCAGTTGCAGGGCGGACGGGGCGAGGAGCGTGAACGCGAAGGCGCTGCCGGGATCGTGGTGTGGGGCGGGCTTGATGCGGGTGGCGGTCACGAAGTGCCGCACGTAACCGCCCATCACTTCGCGCACGCGGGCCGTGCCGGGCGTGAGGCTGTACCCGTCGTCGAGGCGGCGCGTCAGGTCGCCGAGGACGGCCTGCACGGTCGCCTCGTCGAGGCTGCTTGCGCCGGGCAGGTGGGCGGCGCTGCGGCGCACGCGCTGCGTGACGCGCCACACGACTTCCGGCGTCACGAGCGAGCGGTGGTTCAGCAGCCGTGCCGACAGGCCGTCCTCCAGGTCGTGCAGGCTGTACGCGATGTCGTCTGCCCAGTCCATCACCTGGCAGATGATGCTGCGCGGGGGCGGGGTGTCGTTGACGGGTGTCCGGTCGGGCGTGCCCGGCTGGCCGTACAGCCAGCCCGCGTCGTCGTGGGCGTCGTCGGCGTACAGGGCGGGGTGGCCGTCCTTGCCGCCGGGGTACTTCAGGATGCCCTGCAGGGTGGCGCGCGTGACGTTCACGCCGGGGTGGCGGGTGGTGAGCGGTTCGAGGCGCGTCAGGATCCGGTACGTCTGCGCGTTGCCTTCGAAGCCCACGCCGAGCTCGGCGGCGTAGGGGGCCATGCAGGTGTTCAGGGCCTCCTCGCCGTTGTGCCCGAAGGGCGGGTGGCCGAGGTCGTGCGCGAGCGCGGCCGCCTCGGCGAGACTGCCGGGCAGGCCGTGGTTGCTGGCGATGGCGCGCGCGATCTGCGCGACCTCCATGGCGTGCGTGACGCGCGTGCGCAGGTACCCGCTCCACCCGGCCGCGAAGATCTGACTCTTGCCCTGCAGCCTGCGGAACGCGCCGCTGTGGATGATGCGCGCCCGGTCGCGTTCGTAAGGGTCGCGCAGGTCCCCTTCCGCGCCGCTGCTCTCGCTGGGGTACCGCCGGGCCGTGTGCAGGGGAGAGAACCAGTCGAAGGGAACGGCGCCTGTCATGGCAGCCAGGGTAGCAGCGGCGCGGAGGGACCGGTACGCTGGCGTCATGGCGAAAAGGATGCGGAACCTCAGCCCGAACCTCCAGGCGTTCATCGCCGCGCAGCCGATCTTCTTCGTGGGGACGGCCGCAGCGGACGGTCACGTCAACGTGTCGCCCAAGGGCATGGACAGCCTGCGGGTGCTGGGGCCGGACCGGGTGGCGTGGCTCAACGTGACCGGCAGCGGCAACGAGACGGCCGCGCACCTGCTGCGCTCGCCGCGCATGACCCTGATGTTCTGCGCCTTCGAGGGACCGCCGCTGATCCTGCGGCTGTACGGCGAGGCCCGCACGGTACAGCCGGGAGCCCCCGACTGGAGTGACCTGCTCTCCCTCTTCTCGCCGCTGCCTGGGGCCAGGCAGGTGTACGTGCTGGAGGTGGAACTCGTGCAGACCTCCTGCGGCATGGCGGTGCCGCTCATGGAGCACGTGGCCGACCGCAGCGACCTGAACGACTGGGCCACGGCGAAAACACCGGCGGAACTGAGCGCCTACCGGCAGGGGAAGAACCGCGTCAGCCTGGACGGCTGGCCGACGGCCCTCCCCGAACCCTGAGCCGGTGGGCAGCCGGGGCGGCGCCGCGAGCGGCAGAAGGCCAGGGTCCTCCCGGCGCGCCGAAAGTTGACCGCAGTCACCACGACTGGCATACTGTACAAGTTGCCCGCCGGAAGGTGGGCTTTTCACCAGCCTTCACGGCGCGGCCGGGCCTACCCGGCGTGACCGCTGCGGGACTGGGAGTCCGGGGGGCCTGCTGTGCGTTGCAGCGGGCGTCTGGACGAAAGGAGAACTTATGGCGAAGGACGGCCCACGTATCATCGTGAAGATGGAAAGCACCGCTGGAACGGGCTTCTACTACACCACCACCAAGAACCGCCGCAACACCCAGGCCAAGCTGGAGCTGCGCAAGTACGACCCGGTGGCCAAGAAGCACGTCGCCTTCAAGGAAAAGAAGATCTGATCCTGCCGCTGGCGTGACCTTCGCGCTGGCCTGAGCGGACAGAACTTCACCAGAGAGGCAACCATGAACGGCTTAGTTCAGTACTTCAAAGACGCCCGCGCCGAGCTGGGACGCGTCACCTGGCCCACCCGGGAGCAGATTCTCGAAGGCACCCAGGCGGTGCTGGTCTTCGTGATCGCGCTGTCCGTGGTGGTCTACCTCTACGACCTCATCTTCGACCAGTTCGTCAAGGTGGTGCTGCCGTGAGCATCGAATGGTACGCGGTGCACACCTACGTCGGCCAGGAGAAGATGGTCGAGAAGAACCTCAAGGAGCGCGCCTCCAAGATGGGCATGTGGTACACCAAGATCTATCAGGTGCTGCAGCCCAGCGAGACCGCCACCGAGCTTCAGGACGGCGGCAAGAAGGTCACGGTGGAGCGCCTGCTGTTCCCTGGGTACGTCTTCGTGCAGATGGACATCGAGGACGACGACGCGCCCGGCGAGCTGGGCGAGTCCTGGGAAGCCGTTCGCGGCACGCCCGGCGTGACCGGCTTCGTGGGCACCAGCACCCGCCCCGTCCCGCTCTCGCAGGACGAGGTGGACCGCCTGCTGCGCTCGGTGGGCGTCATGCAGGCCGCCGAGGTCGCTCCGGTCGCGCGCGTCAGCGTGAACTTCAAGGAAGGCGACCTCGTGCGCGTCACGGCCGGTCCCTTCGCGGACTTCAGCGGCGTGGTCAGCGAGGTCAACATCCCGCAGTCGAAGGTCAAGGTGCTCGTCAGCATCTTCGGCCGTGAGACGCCCGTCGAACTGGACTTCTCGCAGGTTCAGAAAGGCTGACGCCGCTCCGGGCCTCACGGTCCGGCACGTCCGCCTGAGCGGGCCGCGGGGCCGTTCGCGCCCCCTAGCCAAACGGCCCCACGGCCCCTACAATAGAAAAGTTGCCGCGTTCGCGGCGCTTAGCGACAGCACCCCGCCCACGCACGCTGTGCCCCGCACGCTGCGGGCAGGGGGAGCTAAGGAGGATCAATGAAGAAAGTCACTGGTATCGTGAAGCTGCAGCTTCCCGCAGGCAAGGCCACCCCGGCTCCCCCGGTCGGTCCGGCGCTCGGTCAGTACGGCGCGAACATCATGGAGTTCACCAAGGCGTTCAACGCCCTGACGGCCGACAAGGGTGACGCGATCATCCCGGTCGAGATCACCATATTCGCCGACCGCAGCTTCACCTTCATCACCAAGACCCCCCCCATGAGCTACCTGATCCGCAAGGCCAGTGGCATCGCCAAGGGCAGCCCGACCCCCCACAAGGCCAAGGTCGGCAGCCTGAACTGGGACCAGGTCCTGGAAATCGCCAAGACCAAGATGCCCGACCTCAACGCGGGCAGCCTGGAGGCCGCCGCGAACACGGTGGCCGGAACTGCCCGCAGCATGGGCGTCACCGTCACCGGAGGGCCCCAGTAATGGCTAAGCACGGCAAGCGCTACACCGCCCTGGTCGGCAAGGTCGACCGCAACAAGATGTACACCATCGATGAGGCCGCGGCCCTCGTGAAGGACATCGCCACCGCCAAGTTCGACGAGACCGTCGAAGTGCACTTCCGCCTCGGCATCGACCCCCGCAAGAGCGACCAGAACGTTCGCGGGACCGTCGCGCTGCCTCACGGCACCGGCCGCACCGTGCGCGTCGCCGTGATCGCCAAGGGCGAGAAGCTGCAGGAAGCCGAAGGGGCCGGCGCTGACGTGTACGGCGCCGAGGAACTCATCGACCGCATCGCGGGCGGCTTCATGGACTTCGACACCGTCGTCGCCACGCCCGACATGATGGCGCAGGTCGGCCAGAAGCTCGCGCGTCTCCTCGGGCCGCGCGGCCTGCTCCCCAACCCCAAGAGCGGCACCGTCGGTCTGGACGTCGCGGGCATCGTGAAGGGCCTCAAGGCCGGACGCATCGAGTTCCGCAACGACAAGACCGGTGTGGTCCACGCGCCCATCGGCAAGGCCTCCTTCGACCCGGCGAACCTCTCCGCGAACTACCAGGCGCTCATCACGGCCCTCGAAGCCGCGAAGCCCGGCAGTGCCAAGGGCGTCTACCTCAGGAGCGCCTTCCTGACGAGCACCATGGGGCCGAGCATTCCCCTGACGCTCGCCACCACGGCCTGATCCACCGTCCGGGCCTCCGGGTCCGGACCTGCCCCACGGCACCCCGGTGCGCTTGTGCACCTTTTCAATCGGCGAGTAGTTCGGCAACGAAGACAGCGGGAACCTCACGGTTTAAACCACCCATCCCGCCGAGCTGTCCAGCCTGAGCGCACTGAGTACCCACTCTGCACTGACTGTTTGGACAATCCATCAAGGAGGTTCACCTCATGGCGAACCCGCGTAACAAAACCACCCTGGCTGCGCTCGACAAGGGCCTGGAGAATATCGAGACGTTCTTCGTCGTCGATTACCAGGGCCTGACGGCCGGTCAGCTCAGCGCGCTGCGCAAGCAGATCCGCGAGAAGGGCGGCCAGCTCATCGTGGCCAAGAACACCCTGATCCGGCGCGCGCTGGGCGAGGGCCGCGACTTCAGCGACGCCCTCAAGGGACCGAGCGCCCTCGTGGTGGCCCAGGGCGACCTGGCCGCCGTGGCGAAGGTCCTCTCGGACGCCGCCAAGGCCAACGACAAGGGCATCCCGGCCATGAAGGCCGGCTACGTCGAAGGCAAGCGCGTCGACCTGAGCGTCGTCGAGCGCATCAGCAGCCTCGGGACCCGCGACCAGCTGTACGCCGAACTCGTCGGCGTGCTCGGCGCGCACCAGAGCAACTTCGTGGGCATCCTGGAAGCCTACAAGGCCAAGCTCGAAGAGACCGCCGCGGCCTGAACGGCGAGCGCTCACCACGCGTGAGCGGTCCCTTCACCTGAATTTCCCGAACCTCAATTCCGGACCCGCACGGGTTCACTGACAAGGAGTCCCACCATGGCTTTCAACAAAGAGCAGTTCCTCGAAGACCTCGCCACCATCAACCTCCTCGAACTGGCCGACCTGATCGACGCCATCAAGGAG
This genomic window from Deinococcus aquiradiocola contains:
- a CDS encoding deoxyguanosinetriphosphate triphosphohydrolase family protein, with the translated sequence MTGAVPFDWFSPLHTARRYPSESSGAEGDLRDPYERDRARIIHSGAFRRLQGKSQIFAAGWSGYLRTRVTHAMEVAQIARAIASNHGLPGSLAEAAALAHDLGHPPFGHNGEEALNTCMAPYAAELGVGFEGNAQTYRILTRLEPLTTRHPGVNVTRATLQGILKYPGGKDGHPALYADDAHDDAGWLYGQPGTPDRTPVNDTPPPRSIICQVMDWADDIAYSLHDLEDGLSARLLNHRSLVTPEVVWRVTQRVRRSAAHLPGASSLDEATVQAVLGDLTRRLDDGYSLTPGTARVREVMGGYVRHFVTATRIKPAPHHDPGSAFAFTLLAPSALQLECAVLKGITQELILRDQRTGVYARQAVRIVTDLFGVLMDAASHDLDDIRAAILPDDTRRQLHLAASEAERARLVCDFVSGMTDSQASQYHERLFSARQSSPFAPL
- a CDS encoding pyridoxamine 5'-phosphate oxidase family protein; translated protein: MAKRMRNLSPNLQAFIAAQPIFFVGTAAADGHVNVSPKGMDSLRVLGPDRVAWLNVTGSGNETAAHLLRSPRMTLMFCAFEGPPLILRLYGEARTVQPGAPDWSDLLSLFSPLPGARQVYVLEVELVQTSCGMAVPLMEHVADRSDLNDWATAKTPAELSAYRQGKNRVSLDGWPTALPEP
- the rpmG gene encoding 50S ribosomal protein L33 encodes the protein MAKDGPRIIVKMESTAGTGFYYTTTKNRRNTQAKLELRKYDPVAKKHVAFKEKKI
- the secE gene encoding preprotein translocase subunit SecE; translated protein: MNGLVQYFKDARAELGRVTWPTREQILEGTQAVLVFVIALSVVVYLYDLIFDQFVKVVLP
- the nusG gene encoding transcription termination/antitermination protein NusG, with the protein product MSIEWYAVHTYVGQEKMVEKNLKERASKMGMWYTKIYQVLQPSETATELQDGGKKVTVERLLFPGYVFVQMDIEDDDAPGELGESWEAVRGTPGVTGFVGTSTRPVPLSQDEVDRLLRSVGVMQAAEVAPVARVSVNFKEGDLVRVTAGPFADFSGVVSEVNIPQSKVKVLVSIFGRETPVELDFSQVQKG
- the rplK gene encoding 50S ribosomal protein L11, whose translation is MKKVTGIVKLQLPAGKATPAPPVGPALGQYGANIMEFTKAFNALTADKGDAIIPVEITIFADRSFTFITKTPPMSYLIRKASGIAKGSPTPHKAKVGSLNWDQVLEIAKTKMPDLNAGSLEAAANTVAGTARSMGVTVTGGPQ
- the rplA gene encoding 50S ribosomal protein L1 — protein: MAKHGKRYTALVGKVDRNKMYTIDEAAALVKDIATAKFDETVEVHFRLGIDPRKSDQNVRGTVALPHGTGRTVRVAVIAKGEKLQEAEGAGADVYGAEELIDRIAGGFMDFDTVVATPDMMAQVGQKLARLLGPRGLLPNPKSGTVGLDVAGIVKGLKAGRIEFRNDKTGVVHAPIGKASFDPANLSANYQALITALEAAKPGSAKGVYLRSAFLTSTMGPSIPLTLATTA
- the rplJ gene encoding 50S ribosomal protein L10, which gives rise to MANPRNKTTLAALDKGLENIETFFVVDYQGLTAGQLSALRKQIREKGGQLIVAKNTLIRRALGEGRDFSDALKGPSALVVAQGDLAAVAKVLSDAAKANDKGIPAMKAGYVEGKRVDLSVVERISSLGTRDQLYAELVGVLGAHQSNFVGILEAYKAKLEETAAA